The following coding sequences lie in one Leucobacter allii genomic window:
- a CDS encoding response regulator transcription factor: MRVLIVEDEPLMAEGIRDGLRLEAIAADIAPDGDTALELLAITEYDIAVLDRDIPGPSGDEIAARIVASGSGLPILMLTAADRLDDKASGFELGADDYLTKPFALRELVLRLRALDRRRAHHRPPVRELGGLRLDAFRREVTRDGRYVALTRKQFAVLEVLLAAEGGVVSAETLLERAWDENADPFTNAVRITVSALRKRLGPPGIIATVPGVGYRIEPEAPMPPEGRPGTSRGAP; this comes from the coding sequence ATGCGCGTACTGATCGTCGAGGACGAGCCGCTGATGGCGGAGGGGATCAGGGACGGCCTGCGCCTCGAGGCCATCGCCGCCGACATCGCGCCCGACGGCGACACCGCCCTCGAGCTGCTCGCGATCACCGAGTACGACATCGCGGTGCTCGACCGGGACATCCCCGGCCCCTCGGGGGACGAGATCGCGGCGCGGATCGTCGCCTCGGGGAGCGGGCTGCCGATCCTCATGCTCACCGCGGCGGACCGCCTCGACGACAAGGCCTCGGGCTTCGAGCTCGGCGCCGACGACTATCTGACGAAGCCGTTCGCGCTGCGCGAGCTCGTGCTGCGACTGCGCGCGCTCGACCGCCGGCGCGCGCACCATCGGCCGCCGGTGCGGGAGCTCGGAGGCCTGCGGCTCGACGCCTTCCGGCGGGAGGTGACCCGCGACGGCCGCTACGTCGCGCTCACCCGGAAGCAGTTCGCCGTGCTGGAGGTGCTGCTCGCGGCCGAGGGCGGTGTGGTAAGCGCGGAGACCCTGCTCGAGCGCGCCTGGGACGAGAACGCCGATCCGTTCACGAACGCCGTGCGCATCACGGTCTCCGCGCTGCGCAAGCGCCTGGGGCCGCCCGGCATCATCGCGACCGTGCCAGGGGTCGGCTACCGCATCGAGCCGGAGGCTCCGATGCCTCCGGAGGGACGGCCCGGCACGTCACGGGGCGCCCCGTGA
- a CDS encoding M15 family metallopeptidase produces the protein MTVQLPSPASPARPRSAPRPGRRALAFLLAAALVAGGAVLTARLVAAWWRPAAPAGEADPSPVASDPLAALLGGEPGAADGVLPEGAGVWDTELPGVSGLDPALLAALQTAAGDAAGDGVEFTVNSGWRSAAYQDRMQREAVSEYGSAEEAARWVASAETSEHVAGRAVDLGGVDATLWLEQYGAAYGLCRSYDNEPWHFELQPDAPSVGCAPSYPDPSFDPRLAG, from the coding sequence ATGACCGTGCAGCTCCCGTCCCCCGCTTCCCCCGCCCGTCCCCGGTCCGCACCGCGGCCCGGCCGCAGGGCGCTCGCCTTCCTCCTCGCCGCCGCACTCGTTGCGGGCGGCGCCGTCCTCACCGCGCGGCTCGTCGCGGCGTGGTGGCGTCCCGCGGCTCCCGCCGGCGAGGCCGACCCCTCGCCCGTCGCCTCTGACCCCCTGGCCGCGCTCCTCGGCGGGGAGCCCGGGGCCGCAGACGGCGTGCTCCCGGAGGGCGCCGGGGTCTGGGACACGGAGCTGCCCGGCGTCTCCGGTCTGGATCCGGCGCTCCTCGCCGCACTGCAGACGGCCGCGGGCGATGCTGCGGGCGACGGCGTCGAGTTCACCGTGAACAGCGGCTGGCGTTCGGCGGCGTACCAGGACCGGATGCAGCGCGAGGCGGTCTCGGAGTACGGCTCCGCGGAGGAGGCGGCGCGGTGGGTCGCCTCAGCGGAGACCTCGGAGCACGTCGCGGGCCGGGCAGTCGACCTCGGCGGTGTCGACGCGACCCTCTGGCTCGAGCAGTACGGCGCCGCCTACGGCCTCTGCCGCAGCTACGACAACGAGCCGTGGCACTTCGAGCTGCAGCCCGACGCCCCGAGCGTCGGCTGCGCGCCGAGCTATCCCGATCCGAGTTTCGACCCGCGGCTCGCGGGCTGA
- a CDS encoding nitronate monooxygenase produces MSAGDGASTTAWARGLGLAAPVVCAPMGGVAGGALAAAVSLAGGLGTIGMGSAGSVPALERELAARETALAHAGTDPAASPFGIGLVAWGIARDPALLERALAAGPTLVSVSFGEWGAPDPGAAWIPAVHGIGALAVTQAATVAEARAAADAGVDAVVARGREGGGHGDHREPRDALLAEVRAAVGIPVLAAGAVAGAADLARVLDAGAAAAWVGTAFAACTEALTPAAAREVLFASRGEETLVSRVYDVALGRPWPARFPERLIRTPFVDRWHGREDALAADEAARAEFRAAAAAGDYRVVPVDAGTGVDALTEERSAAEVLAALTGR; encoded by the coding sequence ATGAGCGCGGGCGACGGCGCATCGACCACGGCATGGGCGAGGGGGCTCGGGCTCGCGGCGCCGGTCGTCTGCGCGCCCATGGGCGGCGTCGCGGGAGGCGCGCTCGCCGCGGCGGTCTCCCTCGCGGGCGGGCTGGGGACGATCGGCATGGGGAGCGCCGGCTCCGTGCCGGCGCTCGAGCGCGAGCTCGCGGCCCGCGAGACCGCGCTCGCGCACGCCGGGACCGACCCCGCCGCCTCGCCCTTCGGCATCGGGCTCGTCGCGTGGGGGATCGCCCGTGATCCCGCGCTCCTCGAGCGCGCCCTCGCCGCGGGCCCGACGCTCGTGTCCGTGAGCTTCGGCGAATGGGGCGCCCCGGATCCCGGCGCCGCGTGGATCCCTGCGGTGCACGGCATCGGCGCGCTCGCGGTGACCCAGGCGGCCACGGTCGCCGAGGCCCGAGCCGCCGCCGACGCGGGCGTCGACGCGGTCGTCGCCCGGGGCCGGGAGGGCGGCGGGCACGGCGACCACCGGGAGCCGCGCGACGCACTGCTCGCCGAGGTGCGCGCTGCGGTCGGGATCCCGGTGCTCGCCGCCGGCGCGGTGGCGGGAGCGGCGGACCTCGCACGCGTGCTCGACGCGGGAGCCGCGGCGGCGTGGGTCGGCACGGCGTTCGCCGCATGCACGGAGGCGCTCACGCCCGCGGCCGCCCGCGAGGTGCTGTTCGCGAGCCGCGGCGAGGAGACGCTCGTGTCGCGGGTCTACGACGTGGCGCTCGGCCGGCCGTGGCCGGCGCGCTTCCCCGAGCGCCTCATCCGCACGCCGTTCGTCGACCGCTGGCACGGACGCGAGGACGCGCTCGCAGCGGACGAGGCGGCGCGAGCGGAGTTCCGCGCGGCCGCGGCCGCGGGCGACTACCGCGTGGTGCCCGTCGACGCCGGCACCGGCGTCGACGCCCTGACCGAGGAGCGCTCGGCGGCCGAGGTGCTCGCCGCGCTGACCGGCCGCTGA
- the trmB gene encoding tRNA (guanosine(46)-N7)-methyltransferase TrmB, whose amino-acid sequence MTEQQPLPQKSFDPTTFREKPVSFVRRSGRMTPSQERAWEAHRERYVLDIPHGPAATSVAAGATGDPAAIYGRAAPLVVEVGSGQGHAILHAASTRPDTDFLAVEVFRAGLARTMIRAELADLSNLRLAEVNAPELLEHYLPAGSVDEIWVFFPDPWAKARHRKRRLVSPDFARIAHRALRPGGRLRLATDIEDYAEHMREVLDDADGLARDFPGDWAERFAGRILTAFEQKGIDKGRSIRDLSYRRA is encoded by the coding sequence GTGACCGAGCAGCAGCCCCTCCCGCAGAAGAGCTTCGACCCGACGACCTTCCGGGAGAAGCCGGTCTCCTTCGTGCGGCGCAGCGGGCGCATGACGCCGTCGCAGGAGCGCGCCTGGGAGGCGCACCGGGAGCGCTACGTGCTCGACATCCCGCACGGCCCGGCGGCGACGAGCGTCGCGGCCGGGGCGACGGGGGACCCGGCCGCGATCTACGGGCGCGCGGCTCCGCTCGTCGTCGAGGTCGGCTCGGGGCAGGGGCACGCGATCCTGCACGCCGCGAGCACGCGGCCCGACACCGACTTCCTCGCGGTCGAGGTCTTCCGCGCGGGCCTCGCGCGCACCATGATCCGCGCGGAGCTCGCGGATCTGTCGAACCTGCGCCTGGCCGAGGTGAACGCTCCCGAGCTGCTCGAGCACTACCTGCCCGCCGGGTCCGTCGACGAGATCTGGGTGTTCTTCCCCGATCCCTGGGCGAAGGCGCGCCACCGCAAACGCCGGCTCGTCAGTCCCGACTTCGCCCGCATCGCGCATCGCGCGCTCCGCCCCGGCGGCCGGCTCAGGCTCGCCACCGACATCGAGGACTACGCCGAGCACATGCGCGAGGTGCTCGACGACGCCGACGGCCTCGCCAGGGACTTCCCCGGCGACTGGGCCGAGCGCTTCGCGGGCCGCATCCTCACCGCCTTCGAGCAGAAGGGCATCGACAAGGGGCGGAGCATCCGGGACCTGAGCTACCGCCGCGCCTGA
- the aroQ gene encoding type II 3-dehydroquinate dehydratase, translating into MTRRILLVNGPNLNLLGTREPEIYGEDTLADVEALVARVAAEFGLEVRAVQSNHEGALIDAIHAAREDCVAVVINPGALTHTSVALRDALTGVRLPVAEVHISNVHAREEFRHRSYVSGIAECVIVGAGVQGYDFAVRRLAALLAG; encoded by the coding sequence ATGACCAGACGGATTCTGCTGGTGAACGGCCCGAATCTCAATCTGCTCGGCACGCGCGAGCCGGAGATCTACGGCGAGGACACGCTGGCCGACGTGGAGGCGCTCGTCGCGCGCGTGGCCGCGGAGTTCGGGCTCGAGGTGCGCGCGGTGCAGAGCAACCACGAGGGCGCGCTCATCGACGCCATCCACGCCGCGCGGGAGGACTGCGTCGCGGTCGTCATCAACCCGGGCGCCCTCACGCACACCTCGGTGGCGCTCCGCGACGCGCTGACGGGCGTGCGCCTCCCCGTCGCCGAGGTCCACATCTCGAACGTGCACGCGCGCGAGGAGTTCCGCCACCGCTCCTACGTCTCGGGGATCGCGGAGTGCGTCATCGTCGGGGCCGGGGTGCAGGGCTACGATTTCGCGGTGCGTCGGCTCGCCGCCCTCCTCGCCGGCTGA
- a CDS encoding CPBP family intramembrane glutamic endopeptidase, which translates to MAGPTGDRGASAPRRPAVPALLAAACVCAMAPAWFVLHSVWLGAVLGAAGLAIAAAAGGAAGPARDPGAARDPNAARDPVGAPAAARTPSLLRDLSLIVVGLAVVRAIPLAAKLDTWSMAKFALALGGAVLVPYLLSRFVYRDRAIGFPWRGGGRWGRMHWGWLAAVLVLGWLILPAYFITSGVYRNWPAVDSPELIARLFLGVGAVGIWDELFFICTVFVLLLRHFPFRAANALQAVVFVSFLWELGYRAWGPLLTIPFALVQGLIFLRSRSLAYVVTVHLLFDAVVFAVLVHAHQPELFDWFLVSR; encoded by the coding sequence ATGGCGGGACCGACCGGCGATCGGGGCGCCTCCGCGCCCCGTCGCCCGGCCGTCCCCGCGCTCCTCGCCGCGGCGTGCGTCTGCGCGATGGCGCCGGCGTGGTTCGTGCTGCACAGCGTCTGGCTCGGGGCCGTGCTCGGCGCTGCGGGCCTCGCGATCGCCGCGGCGGCCGGAGGCGCTGCGGGCCCCGCGCGGGATCCGGGAGCCGCGCGGGATCCGAACGCCGCGCGAGATCCGGTCGGCGCGCCCGCCGCGGCGCGGACGCCGTCGCTGCTGCGCGATCTCTCGCTCATCGTCGTCGGTCTCGCGGTCGTCCGGGCGATCCCGCTCGCCGCGAAGCTCGACACCTGGTCGATGGCGAAGTTCGCGCTCGCGCTCGGCGGCGCCGTGCTCGTGCCCTACCTCCTCTCCCGCTTCGTCTACCGGGACCGGGCCATCGGATTCCCCTGGCGCGGCGGCGGCCGGTGGGGGCGCATGCACTGGGGCTGGCTCGCCGCCGTGCTCGTGCTGGGCTGGCTGATCCTGCCCGCCTACTTCATCACCTCGGGGGTCTACCGGAACTGGCCGGCGGTCGATTCCCCCGAACTCATCGCCCGGCTCTTCCTCGGCGTGGGCGCGGTCGGGATCTGGGACGAGCTCTTCTTCATCTGCACGGTGTTCGTGCTCCTGCTGCGCCACTTCCCGTTCCGGGCGGCGAACGCGCTGCAGGCCGTCGTGTTCGTGTCGTTCCTGTGGGAGCTCGGCTACCGCGCCTGGGGGCCGCTGCTCACGATCCCCTTCGCGCTCGTGCAGGGGCTCATCTTCCTGCGCAGCCGCTCGCTCGCCTACGTGGTGACCGTGCACCTGCTGTTCGACGCCGTCGTGTTCGCGGTGCTCGTGCACGCGCATCAGCCGGAGCTCTTCGACTGGTTCCTCGTCTCGCGGTGA
- a CDS encoding ATP-binding cassette domain-containing protein, producing MTTTHIADTHDRIRVQGAREHNLKDVSVDLPKRRLTAVTGVSGSGKSSLVFGTIAAESQRLINETYSAFVQGFMPSQSRPDVDVLEGLTTAIIVDQERMGANPRSTVGTATDVNAMLRIVFSRLGSPRIGSPQAFSFNVASISGAGAVTLEKGGKQVKERRSFEILGGMCPTCEGRGTVSDFALDELYDADKSLSEGALRVPGFSMDGWYGRVFAALLPMDTPIRDFTAEQLHDLLHKEPVKVKADGVNVTYEGLIPRIQKSMLSKDREAMQPHIRAFVDRAIVFRACPDCDGTRLNPTARSSKIDGRSIADVCAMQITDLAEWVRGIEDPGIAPLVAKLVDTLDSFVQIGLGYLSLDRPTGTLSGGESQRTKMIRHLGSPITDATYVFDEPSIGLHPHDIQRMNQLLLKLRDKGNTVLVVEHKPEMIAIADHVVDLGPGAGTAGGEICFEGTVEGLRASGTLTGRHLDDRARVKETVRTARGALEVRGADRHNLRDIDVDVPLGVLCAVTGVAGSGKSTLIGGYVSGRPDVVAVDQGAIKGSRRSNPATYTGLLDPVRTAFAKANGVKPALFSANSEGACPECKGAGVIYTDLGMMATMESVCEVCEGKRFDSAVLEYTFGGRSIAEVLDLPMTEALEFFSAAETKVPKAARILGRLVDVGIGYLTLGQPLSTLSGGERQRLKLAIHMLEDADVYVLDEPTTGLHLADVEQLLGLLDRLVDAGKSVIVIEHHQAVMAHADWIIDLGPGAGQQGGQIVFEGTPAELVAARSTLTGEHLAAYVAA from the coding sequence ATGACCACCACGCACATCGCCGATACCCACGATCGCATCCGGGTGCAGGGCGCCCGCGAGCACAACCTGAAGGACGTCAGCGTCGACCTCCCCAAGCGCCGGCTCACCGCCGTCACCGGCGTCTCCGGCTCGGGGAAGAGCTCGCTCGTCTTCGGCACCATCGCGGCCGAGTCCCAGCGCCTCATCAACGAGACCTACAGCGCCTTCGTGCAGGGCTTCATGCCCTCCCAGAGCCGCCCCGACGTCGACGTGCTCGAGGGGCTCACGACCGCCATCATCGTCGACCAGGAGCGCATGGGCGCCAACCCCCGCTCGACGGTCGGCACCGCGACCGACGTGAACGCGATGCTCCGGATCGTGTTCTCCCGCCTCGGCTCGCCCCGCATCGGCTCACCCCAGGCCTTCTCCTTCAACGTCGCCTCGATCAGCGGCGCGGGCGCGGTGACGCTCGAGAAGGGCGGCAAGCAGGTGAAGGAGCGCCGCAGCTTCGAGATCCTCGGCGGCATGTGCCCGACGTGCGAGGGCCGGGGCACCGTCAGCGATTTCGCCCTCGACGAGCTCTACGACGCGGACAAGTCCCTGAGCGAGGGCGCGCTGCGGGTCCCGGGCTTCAGCATGGACGGCTGGTACGGGCGCGTCTTCGCCGCCCTGCTGCCGATGGACACCCCGATCCGCGACTTCACCGCGGAGCAGCTGCACGACCTGCTCCACAAGGAGCCGGTGAAGGTGAAGGCCGACGGCGTCAACGTGACCTACGAAGGGCTGATCCCCCGCATCCAGAAGTCGATGCTCTCCAAGGACCGCGAGGCGATGCAGCCCCACATCCGCGCCTTCGTCGACCGCGCCATCGTGTTCCGCGCCTGCCCGGACTGCGACGGTACGCGCCTGAACCCGACGGCGCGCTCCTCGAAGATCGACGGCCGCTCGATCGCGGACGTGTGCGCGATGCAGATCACCGACCTCGCCGAGTGGGTGCGCGGCATCGAGGATCCCGGCATCGCCCCGCTCGTCGCGAAGCTCGTCGACACGCTCGACTCCTTCGTGCAGATCGGCCTCGGCTACCTCTCGCTCGACCGCCCCACCGGCACGCTCTCGGGCGGCGAGTCGCAGCGCACCAAGATGATCCGCCACCTCGGCTCACCCATCACGGACGCCACCTACGTCTTCGACGAGCCCTCGATCGGCCTCCACCCGCACGACATCCAGCGCATGAACCAGCTGCTGCTGAAGCTGCGGGACAAGGGCAACACCGTGCTCGTCGTCGAGCACAAGCCCGAGATGATCGCGATCGCGGACCACGTCGTCGATCTGGGGCCCGGTGCCGGCACGGCGGGCGGCGAGATCTGCTTCGAGGGCACGGTCGAGGGACTGCGCGCCTCGGGCACGCTCACGGGCCGGCACCTCGACGACCGCGCCCGGGTGAAGGAGACGGTGCGGACCGCGCGGGGCGCGCTCGAGGTGCGCGGCGCCGACCGCCACAACCTGCGGGACATCGACGTGGACGTGCCCCTCGGCGTGCTGTGCGCGGTGACCGGCGTCGCCGGCTCGGGCAAGAGCACGCTCATCGGCGGCTACGTCTCGGGCCGCCCCGACGTCGTCGCCGTCGACCAGGGGGCGATCAAGGGCTCGCGCCGTTCGAACCCCGCCACCTACACGGGACTCCTCGATCCGGTGCGCACCGCCTTCGCGAAGGCGAACGGCGTGAAGCCCGCGCTCTTCAGCGCCAACTCCGAGGGCGCGTGCCCGGAGTGCAAGGGCGCCGGCGTCATCTACACGGACCTCGGCATGATGGCCACGATGGAGAGCGTCTGCGAGGTGTGCGAGGGCAAGCGCTTCGACTCCGCGGTGCTCGAGTACACCTTCGGGGGCAGGAGCATCGCCGAGGTGCTCGACCTGCCGATGACCGAGGCCCTCGAGTTCTTCTCCGCTGCCGAGACGAAGGTCCCGAAGGCGGCGAGGATCCTCGGCCGCCTCGTGGACGTGGGCATCGGCTACCTCACCCTCGGCCAGCCGCTCTCCACGCTCTCCGGCGGCGAGCGCCAGCGGCTGAAGCTCGCGATCCACATGCTCGAGGACGCTGACGTCTACGTGCTCGACGAACCCACGACGGGGCTGCACCTCGCCGATGTCGAGCAGCTGCTCGGCCTCCTCGACCGGCTCGTCGACGCCGGCAAGAGCGTCATCGTGATCGAGCACCACCAGGCCGTCATGGCGCACGCCGACTGGATCATCGACCTCGGCCCCGGCGCGGGCCAGCAGGGCGGCCAGATCGTCTTCGAGGGGACCCCGGCGGAGCTCGTCGCCGCACGGTCGACGCTCACGGGCGAGCACCTCGCCGCCTACGTCGCCGCGTGA
- a CDS encoding TIGR00730 family Rossman fold protein: protein MDQQPKPPAATAAPDARRDDVDRLLDALIDEAGIDGQRALVRRVLAAGLGLGQDRPTRLDLKITAAAVEEMRAAFRLFAPFRGTPKVTVFGSARTQSHDPLWRGAEEAAAGLAELGWMVVTGAGPGIMEAAATGAGPERSLGVSIRLPFEESPHAVGSGDAHRVAMKYFFTRKLMLVKESSGFICLPGGFGTMDETFELLTLQQTGKMDPAPIVLLDRPGGTFWRGFARFVTEELAGSGLIAVNDLDRVLVTDSVPAAVAEISGFWRNYDSLRWVGERLVLRLRRAPGDGELAELNERFSGICASGRIEAAEALPEERDDRDRLELPRLVLTPRRRAVGDLYRLIRALGELPSAPSEARPAPPAG from the coding sequence GTGGATCAGCAGCCGAAGCCTCCCGCGGCCACCGCCGCGCCCGACGCGCGCCGCGACGACGTCGATCGGCTCCTCGACGCGCTCATCGACGAGGCGGGCATCGACGGGCAGCGCGCTCTCGTGCGCCGCGTGCTCGCCGCGGGGCTCGGGCTCGGGCAGGACCGGCCCACGCGGCTCGACCTCAAGATCACCGCCGCCGCGGTGGAGGAGATGCGCGCGGCGTTCCGGCTCTTCGCCCCGTTCCGCGGGACCCCCAAGGTCACCGTGTTCGGCTCGGCCCGGACGCAGAGCCACGACCCGCTCTGGCGCGGCGCCGAGGAAGCGGCGGCCGGGCTCGCCGAGCTCGGCTGGATGGTCGTCACGGGCGCCGGCCCCGGCATCATGGAGGCGGCGGCCACCGGAGCCGGCCCCGAGCGCTCGCTCGGCGTCTCGATCCGGCTGCCCTTCGAGGAGTCGCCCCACGCCGTGGGCTCGGGCGACGCGCACCGCGTCGCCATGAAGTACTTCTTCACCCGGAAGCTCATGCTCGTGAAGGAGTCGAGCGGCTTCATCTGCCTGCCCGGCGGCTTCGGCACGATGGACGAGACCTTCGAGCTGCTGACCCTGCAGCAGACGGGCAAGATGGACCCGGCCCCGATCGTGCTGCTGGATCGACCGGGCGGCACCTTCTGGCGCGGCTTCGCCCGCTTCGTCACCGAGGAGCTCGCGGGCTCCGGGCTGATCGCCGTGAACGACCTCGACCGCGTGCTCGTCACGGACTCGGTGCCGGCCGCGGTCGCCGAGATCTCGGGCTTCTGGCGGAACTACGACTCGCTGCGCTGGGTGGGGGAGCGGCTCGTGCTCCGCCTGCGGCGCGCGCCCGGCGACGGGGAGCTCGCGGAGCTCAACGAGCGCTTCTCCGGGATCTGCGCGAGCGGCCGGATCGAGGCGGCGGAGGCGCTCCCCGAGGAGCGGGACGACCGCGACCGCCTCGAGCTGCCGCGGCTCGTGCTGACGCCGCGGCGGCGCGCGGTCGGCGACCTCTACCGGCTCATCCGCGCACTCGGCGAACTGCCGAGCGCGCCGTCGGAAGCCCGCCCGGCGCCTCCCGCGGGCTGA
- a CDS encoding RNB domain-containing ribonuclease: protein MPARHTRLAPRSTHGELAAALAALREEFEVPAEFPAAARAEAAASAPEPAPLADLREIPFATLDPLGAKDLDQAFHLEARGSGWRVRYAIADLPAFVRPGAALDAEARRRGQTLYLPDGSVPLHPRELSEGRASLLPGEERPAFVWTIDLDAAGAEVAARVERARVRSRARLDYAAAQRAIDAGAAAGPLALLPELGALRIAQERSRGGASLNLPEEEIVRDGSGYRIERRFPLPVEEWNAQLSLLAGMAAGGIMLAGGIGILRTMPEPDAAALAEFRARVSALGRPWPAGLGYGDYLRGLAPGTPATAAVLQAAAALFRGADYAAFDETGGEPRLARPADPRQAAIAAPYAHVTAPLRRLVDRWGLVVCAALCAGREVPEWARESLPEVPGLMRASNQRAGRISSAALDRVEAALVRDRVGEAFDAVVIEVRGDRARVQLAEPAVTAFCPADGLAAGTPARVRVTSADVPSGAIGLALLGRSPAGGSAAGRSAAGRAAAPEGETSSR, encoded by the coding sequence ATGCCCGCTCGGCACACCCGGCTCGCGCCGCGCTCGACCCACGGAGAGCTCGCGGCGGCGCTCGCCGCGCTCCGCGAGGAGTTCGAGGTCCCCGCGGAGTTCCCGGCGGCGGCCCGGGCCGAGGCCGCCGCGTCGGCGCCGGAGCCCGCGCCGCTCGCGGACCTGCGGGAGATCCCCTTCGCGACGCTCGACCCGCTCGGCGCGAAGGACCTCGACCAGGCGTTCCATCTCGAGGCGCGCGGCTCGGGCTGGCGGGTGCGCTACGCCATCGCGGATCTGCCCGCTTTCGTGCGACCCGGCGCGGCCCTCGACGCGGAGGCGCGGCGCCGCGGCCAGACGCTGTACCTGCCCGACGGCTCGGTGCCGCTCCACCCGCGCGAGCTCAGCGAGGGACGCGCGTCCCTCCTGCCCGGAGAGGAGCGCCCGGCCTTCGTCTGGACGATCGACCTCGACGCGGCGGGGGCCGAGGTCGCGGCCCGCGTCGAGCGCGCCCGGGTGCGCTCGCGGGCGCGGCTCGACTACGCCGCAGCGCAGCGCGCGATCGACGCCGGCGCCGCGGCGGGGCCGCTCGCGCTGCTCCCGGAGCTCGGCGCGCTCCGGATCGCGCAGGAGCGCTCGCGCGGCGGCGCCAGCCTGAACCTTCCCGAGGAGGAGATCGTCAGGGACGGCTCGGGGTATCGCATCGAGCGCCGCTTCCCCCTGCCCGTCGAGGAGTGGAACGCGCAGTTGTCGCTGCTGGCGGGGATGGCCGCGGGCGGGATCATGCTCGCGGGCGGGATCGGGATCCTGCGCACCATGCCCGAGCCGGACGCCGCGGCGCTCGCGGAGTTCCGCGCGCGGGTCTCCGCGCTCGGCCGTCCCTGGCCGGCGGGGCTCGGCTACGGCGACTACCTGCGCGGGCTCGCACCGGGGACGCCCGCCACGGCCGCGGTGCTGCAGGCCGCCGCGGCCCTCTTCCGCGGCGCCGACTACGCGGCCTTCGACGAGACCGGCGGCGAGCCCCGGCTCGCCCGGCCCGCAGATCCGCGCCAGGCGGCCATCGCCGCTCCCTACGCGCACGTCACCGCGCCGCTGCGCCGCCTCGTGGACCGCTGGGGCCTCGTCGTCTGCGCGGCGCTCTGCGCCGGTCGCGAGGTGCCCGAGTGGGCTCGGGAGAGCCTGCCCGAGGTGCCCGGGCTCATGCGCGCCTCGAATCAGCGGGCGGGGCGGATCTCCTCGGCCGCGCTCGACCGCGTGGAGGCGGCGCTCGTGCGGGATCGCGTGGGCGAGGCCTTCGACGCCGTCGTGATCGAGGTGCGCGGCGACCGCGCCCGCGTGCAGCTCGCGGAGCCCGCCGTCACGGCGTTCTGCCCGGCGGACGGTCTCGCCGCGGGCACGCCCGCACGGGTGCGCGTCACCTCGGCGGACGTGCCGAGCGGCGCGATCGGGCTCGCGCTCCTCGGGCGGTCTCCCGCGGGGGGAAGCGCCGCCGGGAGGAGCGCCGCCGGGAGGGCCGCCGCGCCCGAGGGCGAGACGTCGTCGCGGTGA
- a CDS encoding SRPBCC domain-containing protein, translated as MPRIDTAVREIPASPERVYDAFIAPEALRAWLPPEGMRGEFSRFDARPGGSYRMVLHYADPAASPGKHGDGSDVMEARFAELVPGERVVLKVDFDSDDPAFQGTMRMTWSVVPTAAGSRVEIRAEDVPPGVTAAEHAVGLASSLAQLAAWLER; from the coding sequence ATGCCGCGCATCGACACCGCCGTCCGAGAGATCCCCGCGTCGCCCGAACGGGTCTACGATGCCTTCATCGCCCCCGAGGCCCTGCGCGCGTGGCTGCCGCCCGAGGGCATGCGCGGCGAGTTCAGCCGATTCGATGCGAGGCCGGGCGGCTCCTATCGGATGGTGCTGCACTACGCCGACCCCGCAGCATCCCCGGGCAAGCACGGCGACGGCAGCGACGTGATGGAGGCGAGGTTCGCCGAGCTCGTGCCGGGGGAGCGGGTCGTGCTCAAGGTCGACTTCGACTCCGATGACCCGGCATTCCAGGGGACGATGCGGATGACGTGGAGCGTCGTCCCGACCGCGGCGGGCAGCCGGGTCGAGATCCGGGCCGAGGACGTGCCGCCGGGGGTGACGGCCGCGGAGCACGCCGTCGGGCTCGCCTCTTCGCTCGCGCAGCTCGCCGCGTGGCTCGAGCGCTGA